The following are encoded together in the Phaseolus vulgaris cultivar G19833 chromosome 9, P. vulgaris v2.0, whole genome shotgun sequence genome:
- the LOC137820908 gene encoding uncharacterized protein isoform X2, with protein sequence MDACGNKSLALFPAKFQKSVWIKRGSFVVVDETGKEKALESGSKVACLVSQVLFYEQVRELQKTPEWPQSFKTAMVDESKETSASKQENELEDSDDDDGLPPLEANTNRLRPFELQADGDSESCSDTDD encoded by the exons ATGGATGCATGTGGCAACAAATCACTGGCTCTATTTCCTGCTAAATTTCAGAAAAGCGTGTGGATTAAACGAG GGAGctttgttgttgttgatgaaACTGGAAAGGAAAAGGCTCTTGAATCGGGTAGCAAGGTTGCATGCCTTGTTTCTCAAGTTCTTTTCTACGAACAAGTTCGAGAACTACAGAAAACTCCAGAATG GCCTCAAAGTTTTAAAACTGCAATGGTAGATGAATCAAAGGAAACTTCTGCCTCCAAGCAAGAGAATGAGCTGGAGGacagtgatgatgatgatggacTACCTCCATTGGAAGCCAATACAAACAGACTGAGACCTTTCGAGTTGCAAGCTGATGGAGATTCAGAGTCTTGTTCAGATACAGATGATTGA
- the LOC137821871 gene encoding protein ENHANCED DISEASE RESISTANCE 4-like → MSVRVVRCPKCRLLLEEPTGCDLYKCGECGTILEAKKRTSVTVNLESSTQETIAATRKHLVPSRECSLKEKSTSSAECVVDGNSGRGQLVPFILSDEGQETESDIYNLSHRRHRMSSKGCSTSNKTTQSEIEEVNEGKLLEELREELVCAQDEDGYNDRSASTLIRVTSEKKNTEVDLEGVEEFISETDRENANKNKSVVVAALPEVEITESVDSEEAEELNGGNLSSDEAEEEFSSALEEEDANNYKSSPVGENLELKITESNRAEELNDGKLFEGAEHAPDGEDFNNNPSAIDGAKPEVDTTESASTTIRSSTEEDNILHVTPDKLEGPPANLVSSHKQQKQAQKDVHRGFDRVRSVHTTELIDHSSELSDILVGKLSKSPTARSSHAYYNGSLSSYDAMDERSPIKHSGPFDYTHTIGNDVSEGRTRKGKGLVNNLFYGGVGTQRQSHLTNAKHHAKKDGWGNQSKAVEETTRNGHRHWKSRQRDEFPPKIPFHRGGSRSYYERGSSSDHMHGEIHRSSSFLSHESFEETDPEKMKLLSMIHKLQDQLNRTSYSSGEINGRLSKGVSYKGNRIPAYHTRDFDEARRFSHGLDYPLCNGRCSHGVNWHQRHNQSSLPYSAEATSSALHVDHSCYHCRSQERHFSADISPHVRFQHERIHRSCAGRDCCSFSHHSYPSSPQWFTDSKLPPMYGRETKSDDQRRRVPELSRYLREKRNLVAKRHHRPVAGGAPFVTCHKCLNLLQLPADFLLFKRACHQLKCGECSEVLKFSLHGSHIDLFSPNNATGHPSSDLNDQSQVISSSSLPSASHAKYYRYSPAGAISYYDDYGLSISKSYSSEGEPISLAHSHHLHGSEYDNSRVSRGIFEPSTEKENIAPRYSSARKSSEETDESAIFPTNMSGSRKLASEMRAKPPPKSSSLHLLMGYSSPSQVYKRASDFC, encoded by the exons ATGTCTGTTCGGGTAGTTAGATGCCCTAAATGTCGGTTACTTCTTGAAGAGCCTACAGGATGTGATTTGTACAAGTGTGGTGAATGTGGTACTATTCTTGAAG CTAAGAAACGAACAAGTGTGACTGTGAACTTAGAATCCAGTACACAAGAAACTATTGCAGCTACTAGAAAGCATCTGGTTCCTTCTCGGGAATGTAGTTTGAAGGAAAAATCAACTTCCTCTGCAGAATGTGTTGTGGATGGAAATAGTGGAAGGGGTCAACTTGTTCCGTTTATTTTATCAGATGAAGGACAAGAAACTGAGTCAGATATCTATAATTTGTCACACAGAAGGCACAGAATGTCCAGCAAAGGTTGTTCAACTTCAAATAAGACCACTCAGTCTGAGATTGAGGAGGTAAATGAAGGAAAGTTGTTAGAAGAATTGAGAGAGGAGTTGGTTTGTGCACAGGATGAAGATGGCTATAACGATAGATCAGCTTCAACTCTGATAAGGGTAACATCTGAAAAGAAGAATACCGAAGTTGACTTAGAAGGAGTGGAAGAGTTCATTTCTGAGACAGACAGAGAAAATGCCAACAAAAACAAATCAGTTGTAGTAGCTGCTCTCCCTGAAGTGGAAATTACTGAAAGTGTTGATTCAGAAGAAGCAGAAGAGTTAAATGGTGGAAACTTGTCATCAGACGAAGCAGAAGAGGAGTTTAGTTCTGCATTGGAGGAAGAAGATGCCAATAATTATAAATCAAGTCCAGTTGGTGAAAACCTTGAACTGAAAATCACTGAAAGCAATAGAGCAGAAGAGTTAAATGATGGAAAATTGTTTGAGGGAGCAGAACATGCACCCGATGGAGAAGATTTCAACAACAATCCATCAGCCATAGATGGTGCAAAACCTGAAGTGGACACAACAGAAAGTGCTTCTACTACTATAAGGTCAAGTACAGAGGAGGATAACATTTTACACGTTACGCCTGATAAACTTGAAGGGCCACCTGCTAATCTTGTATCCTCTCATAAACAACAGAAGCAAGCTCAAAAAGATGTTCACCGTGGTTTTGACCGTGTAAGGTCTGTGCATACGACAGAATTAATTGATCACAGTTCAGAGCTTAGTGATATTCTTGTTGGAAAACTGTCCAAGTCCCCAACTGCTAGAAGCTCTCATGCTTATTATAATGGCAGCCTTTCTTCTTATGATGCAATGGATGAGCGGTCCCCTATCAAACATTCAGGTCCGTTTGACTACACTCACACCATTGGTAATGATGTTTCTGAGGGAAGGACCAGAAAGGGTAAAGGTCTTGTTAATAACTTGTTCTATGGAGGCGTTGGAACACAACGTCAATCACATTTGACCAATGCGAAGCATCATGCCAAGAAAGATGGTTGGGGGAATCAAAGCAAAGCGGTGGAGGAGACTACAAGAAATGGTCATCGACACTGGAAGAGCAGACAGAGAGACGAGTTTCCTCCCAAAATTCCTTTTCATCGAGGTGGTTCTCGTTCTTACTATGAAAGGGGAAGCTCATCAGACCATATGCATGGTGAGATCCACCGCAGCTCGAGCTTTCTTTCGCATGAATCCTTTGAGGAAACTGACCCAGAGAAGATGAAACTGTTGAGCATGATTCATAAGTTGCAGGATCAACTGAACAGGACTTCCTACTCGAGTGGGGAAATAAATGGAAGACTGTCCAAGGGTGTCTCTTACAAGGGAAATCGTATTCCTGCATATCATACCCGTGACTTTGATGAGGCGAGAAGGTTTTCTCACGGTTTGGATTACCCTTTGTGTAATGGAAGATGTAGTCATGGAGTCAACTGGCACCAAAGGCATAATCAATCCTCACTACCCTATTCAGCTGAGGCAACAAGCAGTGCACTCCATGTTGATCATTCTTGCTACCATTGTCGTTCCCAAGAGAGGCACTTTTCAGCAGATATCTCACCACATGTTCGTTTCCAGCATGAAAGGATACATAGGTCCTGTGCAGGCCGAGATTGTTGCTCTTTTTCTCATCACTCCTATCCTTCAAGTCCACAATGGTTCACAGATTCTAAACTTCCACCAATGTACGGACGTGAAACAAAATCTGATGATCAGAGGCGTAGGGTTCCTGAGTTAAGTAGATATTTAAGGGAGAAAAGGAACTTGGTTGCTAAGAGACATCACAGGCCAGTGGCAGGTGGAGCTCCTTTTGTCACTTGTCATAAATGCTTAAACCTGTTGCAGCTACCTGCAGATTTTCTCTTATTCAAAAGGGCATGTCATCAGCTGAAATGTGGTGAATGTTCAGAAGTGCTCAAGTTTTCACTTCATGGAAGCCATATAGATTTATTTTCACCAAATAATGCTACTGGCCATCCATCAAGCGACCTTAATGACCAAAGCCAGGTGATTAGTAGCAGCAGTCTACCTTCAGCATCTCATGCAAAGTATTACCGTTATTCACCTGCAGGGGCCATTTCATATTATGATGATTATGGTCTTTCTATCTCTAAAAGCTACTCCTCAGAAGGAGAGCCTATTTCTTTGGCACATTCTCATCACTTGCATGGTAGTGAATATGATAATTCAAGAGTCTCTCGTGGTATATTTGAGCCATCAACTGAGAAGGAGAACATTGCTCCAAGATATTCTAGTGCAAGGAAGAGTTCGGAGGAGACAGATGAATCAGCTATCTTTCCCACCAATATGTCTGGATCTAGGAAATTGGCATCAGAAATGCGGGCAAAGCCACCACCAAAAAGTTCATCACTTCATCTACTGATGGGATATTCTTCACCAAGTCAAGTATATAAGAGGGCCTCGGACTTCTGTTGA
- the LOC137820908 gene encoding uncharacterized protein isoform X1: MRGGRKNLKRATEEKHVTLQEGQNIMKVVSLRGSNIIEVMDACGNKSLALFPAKFQKSVWIKRGSFVVVDETGKEKALESGSKVACLVSQVLFYEQVRELQKTPEWPQSFKTAMVDESKETSASKQENELEDSDDDDGLPPLEANTNRLRPFELQADGDSESCSDTDD, translated from the exons ATGAGAGGAGGAAGGAAGAATTTGAAGAGGGCAACTGAGGAAAAACATGTTACCCTTCAAGAAGGGCAAAACATCATGAAGGTGGTGTCTTTACGAGGCTCTAATATCATTGAG GTGATGGATGCATGTGGCAACAAATCACTGGCTCTATTTCCTGCTAAATTTCAGAAAAGCGTGTGGATTAAACGAG GGAGctttgttgttgttgatgaaACTGGAAAGGAAAAGGCTCTTGAATCGGGTAGCAAGGTTGCATGCCTTGTTTCTCAAGTTCTTTTCTACGAACAAGTTCGAGAACTACAGAAAACTCCAGAATG GCCTCAAAGTTTTAAAACTGCAATGGTAGATGAATCAAAGGAAACTTCTGCCTCCAAGCAAGAGAATGAGCTGGAGGacagtgatgatgatgatggacTACCTCCATTGGAAGCCAATACAAACAGACTGAGACCTTTCGAGTTGCAAGCTGATGGAGATTCAGAGTCTTGTTCAGATACAGATGATTGA